The following proteins are co-located in the Brevibacillus laterosporus DSM 25 genome:
- a CDS encoding 2-hydroxy-3-keto-5-methylthiopentenyl-1-phosphate phosphatase, translating to MTKQLVLFCDFDGTITEKDNIVAIMRHFHPPGWEELTEQILTQKITIREGVGKLFSLLPSSLEHEITQFAVKNASIRPGFAEFVEYCRQENVTLLITSGGIDFFVHPILAPFQLDGPIYCNGSDFSKESIKITWPHTCDEHCQTDCGMCKTTIIRSYDATAYTRVVIGDSITDLAGSRIADFVIARSFLLEKCEEENLSHKPFTTFYDVISIIKAIQAKQEGIVL from the coding sequence ATGACAAAACAACTTGTGCTTTTTTGCGATTTCGATGGAACTATTACAGAAAAAGACAACATTGTAGCAATCATGCGCCATTTTCATCCCCCAGGCTGGGAAGAATTAACCGAACAGATTTTGACGCAAAAAATAACCATTAGAGAAGGGGTAGGAAAGCTTTTTTCCCTACTTCCCTCTTCACTCGAACACGAAATTACTCAATTTGCTGTGAAGAATGCCAGTATCCGCCCTGGTTTTGCCGAGTTTGTGGAATATTGTCGTCAAGAAAATGTGACTTTGCTCATTACAAGCGGAGGTATTGATTTCTTTGTTCACCCGATTCTGGCTCCGTTTCAGTTGGATGGTCCAATCTACTGCAATGGCAGTGATTTTAGCAAAGAGAGCATAAAAATTACGTGGCCGCATACCTGCGATGAGCATTGCCAAACAGATTGTGGAATGTGTAAAACTACCATTATTAGAAGCTATGATGCTACGGCCTATACGCGTGTTGTCATTGGGGACAGTATTACTGACTTAGCAGGCTCTCGAATTGCTGACTTTGTCATTGCCCGTTCCTTCCTATTAGAAAAATGTGAGGAAGAAAATTTATCACATAAACCATTTACTACTTTTTATGATGTGATTTCAATTATTAAAGCCATTCAGGCCAAACAGGAGGGAATTGTGCTATGA
- a CDS encoding cupin domain-containing protein: MAKVRFHDTNEYIEGTEAVQAFLTTQDVIYEYWGVDRLDPALRSNYAPTDAEKQQILETFKKEIQDISERRNYTTADVIVLSDKTPELDKKLENFVKEHHHTDDEVRFCVDGHGIFAILGTDGRYFDVELSPGDLISVPSSYRHYFTLMEDRKIIAIRLFVTPAGWEAIY; the protein is encoded by the coding sequence ATGGCAAAAGTACGTTTTCACGATACAAATGAATATATTGAAGGTACAGAAGCAGTTCAAGCTTTTTTAACCACGCAGGATGTTATCTACGAATATTGGGGTGTAGATCGATTAGATCCTGCTTTACGAAGTAATTACGCGCCAACTGATGCAGAAAAACAACAAATTTTAGAGACCTTCAAAAAAGAGATACAAGATATTAGTGAACGTCGCAACTACACTACAGCAGACGTAATTGTGCTAAGCGACAAAACACCAGAGTTAGATAAAAAATTAGAGAACTTCGTCAAAGAACATCATCACACGGATGATGAAGTCCGCTTCTGTGTAGATGGTCATGGTATTTTTGCTATTTTAGGTACAGATGGTCGCTACTTTGATGTAGAGCTATCCCCTGGTGATTTAATCTCCGTTCCATCTTCATATCGACACTATTTCACCTTAATGGAGGATCGAAAAATTATTGCGATTCGTCTGTTTGTAACTCCTGCGGGTTGGGAAGCGATTTACTAG
- a CDS encoding methylthioribulose 1-phosphate dehydratase: protein MTTTLEQRTAAFKKLDEVKLTFARRDWFPGTSGNLSIKISDVPLQFAVTASGKDKTKLSPEDYLIVDSNSSSVEPTNLKPSAETLVHAVVYQSIPDAGACFHVHTIANNVISELYAQKQSFSIHGQELIKGLGIWEENALLNVPIVENYADIPTLAAAIKEAIRPDVPGVLIRNHGIYAWGRNDFEAKRHIEAFEFLFEYQLRLLQVSNLSSQASGIAI from the coding sequence ATGACAACAACACTTGAACAGCGCACCGCCGCTTTTAAAAAACTAGATGAAGTAAAGCTAACGTTTGCTAGAAGAGACTGGTTTCCGGGCACTAGTGGAAACCTCTCTATTAAAATCAGCGATGTACCCTTACAATTTGCTGTGACCGCCAGTGGCAAAGATAAAACAAAATTATCGCCAGAAGATTACCTGATCGTTGACAGCAACTCTAGTTCCGTAGAGCCTACCAATTTGAAGCCGTCTGCGGAAACCTTAGTGCATGCTGTTGTCTATCAAAGCATTCCCGATGCTGGCGCTTGCTTCCATGTGCATACGATAGCGAACAATGTGATTTCCGAATTGTACGCCCAAAAGCAAAGCTTTAGTATTCACGGTCAGGAATTGATCAAGGGACTAGGCATTTGGGAAGAGAACGCTCTACTTAACGTCCCTATTGTCGAAAACTATGCAGATATCCCTACATTAGCAGCAGCCATTAAAGAGGCGATAAGGCCTGATGTACCCGGCGTGTTAATTCGTAACCACGGAATATATGCATGGGGTCGTAATGATTTTGAAGCAAAGAGACATATAGAAGCTTTTGAATTTCTATTTGAATATCAACTACGCTTACTGCAAGTAAGTAATTTATCTTCGCAAGCTTCTGGCATTGCTATTTAA
- a CDS encoding 2,3-diketo-5-methylthiopentyl-1-phosphate enolase — protein sequence MSTDRILVTYLTQAKDLQKKAEGIAVGMTVGSWTDLPLAKQEQLRAYLGEVAHVAPLESTSSGETRGLITISYPTICFTQDIPSLLTGVFGKLSMDGKIKLVDIQLPPAFLQGFKGPKFGIKGIRKITGVHDRPLLMSIFKSCTGLSLEELEVQFRAQAEGGLDLIKDDEIFFADDKAPFIQRIRRFKAISDEIAEQTGKPVLYAANLTGPSSQLIERAKQAIDAGASCLLFNALAFGFDLLQRLAEDPDIQVPIMAHPALAGAYYPSPDYGIAAPLLLGNLLRLAGADLVLFPSPYGNVALDKLEANQLANHLVGEYGTLQPAFPVPSAGIHPGLVPQLYADFGLDQVVNAGGGIHGHPLGATAGGRAFRAAIDASVNGISLTKAAADSEELRLALEKWGGLA from the coding sequence ATGAGTACAGATCGAATCCTCGTAACCTATTTAACACAAGCAAAGGATTTACAAAAAAAAGCGGAAGGTATTGCAGTTGGTATGACAGTAGGCTCATGGACAGACCTTCCTCTGGCCAAACAAGAGCAACTACGTGCCTATTTAGGTGAAGTAGCACATGTAGCTCCTCTCGAATCTACCTCATCAGGTGAAACACGAGGTCTTATCACTATTAGTTATCCAACAATATGCTTTACACAAGATATCCCTTCTCTTCTTACAGGGGTATTCGGCAAGCTATCAATGGATGGCAAAATCAAGCTAGTGGATATTCAACTTCCCCCTGCCTTTTTACAAGGCTTTAAGGGTCCGAAATTTGGCATAAAAGGTATACGAAAAATAACCGGTGTGCATGATCGCCCTTTATTAATGAGTATTTTTAAGTCATGCACAGGTTTATCACTAGAGGAATTAGAGGTTCAGTTTCGTGCACAAGCAGAAGGTGGCCTTGATTTGATAAAGGATGACGAAATTTTCTTTGCTGATGATAAAGCTCCGTTTATCCAACGCATCAGACGTTTCAAAGCCATTTCAGATGAAATTGCGGAACAAACCGGTAAGCCTGTCTTGTATGCCGCTAACCTTACAGGACCTAGCTCACAGCTTATTGAGCGGGCGAAACAAGCAATTGATGCAGGTGCTTCTTGCCTCCTGTTTAATGCGCTTGCTTTCGGCTTCGATCTCTTGCAACGTTTAGCAGAAGATCCGGACATTCAGGTACCAATCATGGCGCATCCTGCACTCGCTGGCGCTTATTATCCTAGTCCTGATTACGGCATAGCTGCTCCGCTCTTACTCGGTAATCTATTGCGTTTAGCTGGGGCTGACCTGGTCTTGTTCCCTTCTCCATACGGAAATGTTGCATTAGATAAGCTAGAGGCTAATCAGCTAGCTAATCATTTAGTTGGAGAATACGGTACCTTACAACCTGCCTTCCCCGTTCCATCGGCAGGTATTCATCCTGGATTGGTTCCACAGTTGTACGCTGACTTTGGTCTAGATCAGGTGGTTAACGCAGGCGGCGGTATTCATGGGCACCCACTAGGAGCAACAGCAGGCGGTCGAGCGTTCCGTGCCGCTATTGATGCATCCGTAAATGGAATTAGTCTTACTAAGGCAGCTGCCGACTCTGAAGAACTGCGACTCGCACTAGAAAAATGGGGAGGTCTTGCATGA
- a CDS encoding DUF1722 domain-containing protein — translation MNMACKNDLFSSEKRFSFSLVSKAWCEQIWAEHKYWVMMRCYQKYKQISQAFRDQLKLTRETGERDWSIFAEHLLHEFQKIRELPIDSGNACNALSHAFGHLRGKLSEQESGSWHVLLQRSWEEAHRILFLLTMEYGDDYLSRSRIFSPDVPSSHTWIRFRGKDFFIEKDLGRWNILEPSEVWERVGVYQVNLLTKYRLLANLGGIVHPLAHYDQYINRY, via the coding sequence ATGAATATGGCATGTAAAAACGACCTCTTTTCTTCGGAAAAGAGGTTTTCTTTTTCTTTGGTAAGCAAAGCATGGTGTGAACAGATATGGGCAGAGCACAAATATTGGGTCATGATGAGGTGTTATCAAAAATATAAGCAGATATCACAAGCATTTCGGGATCAATTAAAATTGACACGAGAAACAGGCGAGCGAGATTGGAGTATATTTGCAGAGCATTTGTTACATGAATTCCAGAAGATCAGGGAATTGCCTATTGATTCAGGCAATGCCTGCAATGCTTTGAGCCATGCATTCGGTCATTTACGCGGTAAACTTAGTGAACAAGAAAGCGGGTCCTGGCATGTATTATTACAAAGGAGCTGGGAGGAAGCCCATCGCATCTTGTTCTTACTTACTATGGAATATGGTGATGATTATTTGTCACGATCCCGCATATTTTCACCAGATGTTCCTAGCAGTCATACATGGATTCGTTTTCGGGGCAAGGACTTTTTTATTGAAAAGGATTTGGGGCGATGGAATATTCTTGAGCCGAGTGAAGTCTGGGAGCGAGTCGGTGTGTATCAGGTTAACCTATTGACCAAGTATCGCTTATTAGCAAATCTAGGAGGAATCGTCCATCCCTTGGCACATTACGATCAATACATCAACCGATACTAG